The genomic region AACAATCGGGCACTCTGAGAACTTACCCTTCTGCATATAAAGCATCTCCGAAGGGTTCAACAGGCTCAGAGTAGGGGAACAAAAGGCTTGAACCTTTTGTTAACAGCCCGATTCTTGCTTGAGCTGTAGTAGCACCTCGTAATTCGTTCTTAGACACATACTTTTTTACTGGAAGAAAAGACAAAGGCAAGGATAAAAGCATAAAAGAGAAGCAGTATGGGGTGTCTACTCACTCTGGTACTACGGTGCATACACCTTCCCTTTTCTTGCCTTCTCCCCTTGAGGGAGAAGGATCAAGGATGAGGAGGGTAGTTGTCCTTATATGTCATTCCGGACTTGATCCGGAATCTCGTTTTTTACGTTGTGCCAACTACCAACGTGGGTTACATTAGAGATCCTAAAACAAGTTCAGGATAACAAACTGGGGCGGATAGAAGGCAAAAGAGTGGCAATCTCATTTTCATCCCCCATTCCGTCTTTTGTAGTTTATCTTGCGAGGTTTATCCGCCGAAGCCAACCTACGCTAAAATACAAGCTTCGGCAGGTATACCTTGGCATAGGAGGGGTTTCTTAGCTAAATTTGACAAACGTATTAATTAAATAGGAGGGCGTAATGAAACAAAATATTTTAAAAACAGTTCTTGTATCCTTTTCGCTCTTGTTTATTTTTACATTTTTATCATCAGTACAAGCAGAAGAATTTGAACTTAAAATCAACGATGTATCAGGTTTAAACTCTCCTTTGCCAATTATAGCCAGTATGGCTTTTTCTAAAGGAGAAGTTAAAGATGCTTCCTCTATACGTATAATGAGCGAAACCAGAGAAGTTCCTTCCCAAATTGATATTACAGCTAAATGGGTAGACGGTAGTATTAGATGGGCTTTAGCTGGGTTCACTGATTCTCCTCAGAATAGATATAGAGTTGAGTATGGAGAAGGAATAAAGAGAAGCGCTTATCCAACCCCTCTTAAAATCAGCAACCTTCCAGATGGAGGTTTCACAATTGATACTGGTGTGTCAATATACCAGTTTGATAAAGATAAACTCCTACCTGAAAAAGCGTGGCTAACTGTAAATAACCGTACAATCTCTATATTGGAAAATTCTGGTGCAGGCACATATCTGATAGATAATCAAGGCAGAACTGCAAAAGTAGCAGGTAAACTGGCTGAAATAGAGAATACTTTTTTAAAAGAAGGACCTGCTCGGGTAGTTGTGAAAAGATCTGGGTGGTATGTAACCAATTCTGGAGAAAAACTTGCAAGAGCAGATGTTTGGCTATATTTTGCAGAAGGGTCTTCTGCTGTTCGGATTACACATTCCTTAATACTTACCGAAGATACCAACAAAGTTTGGTTCAAAGATTTTGGACTGGAATTTACCCCCCCTGCTCCTCCAACAGACGTATATTGTGCAGAAGGTCTTCCAGGGGAAGAGTCTGTTATTCAAACTAAAGGTAAAGAGGTTTTCTTGCTTCAAGATGATTACCCTCATTTTGCTGAACGAAAATATAATGCAGGCGTTGGTACATCTGAAAACGGTATAGATAAAATTGTTAAAAAATTTGATATAGCAGGTGACTGGGCTTATGGGGATTATGGCAACTTTGGTATTGGGATTGTTATGCCATGGCTTGCTGAAAGGTTCCCCAAGGAGATATCTTTTGGAGAAAGAAGTGCAAAAGCAGTGTTATGGTCAGCCAGAAGTAAGAGAGAACTAGATTTCAAAGCAAAAACGCTTATTGATGAATACTGGCAGACTTGGGCAAAAGAAGGTCCTGGAGCACCAAAAGACGGAGCCGAAACATATAGTAACGCTCAAGGAACATCATTAACTCACGATATATGGTTTTTACCTCAACAGGGAAGTTATAATGCAGACCTAGTCAAAAGAACTTGTATATCGGCAGCAAGACCAACACTTGCTTTAAGCGACCCTGTAAAAATATGTTCTTCAGAAGCCCTTGGCTGGCCGTCTTACCATAAAGATACGAAAAAATTCCCCGAATTTGAGCAGATATTTAAAGAATATTGGCAACGGCTAATTATGTCTTTAGAGGCTTTCCCTATGACAGGGACCATTTCTTGGGGTTGTCTTCCTGATGTTAGTTATTACACTGTTAAAGGGCGTATAATGCCCGGGTTCGGAGATTCCAGGCTTAAAGGAATAATGGACTACGGTATGAGAAGAGTTCCATTTCTAATGTACGCAAGGAGTGGGGAGAGAGAATATTACGAGTACGGGTACAAGTTTGGTAGGTTTACGGGAGACTACGGAATTGCCCACTGGAATTCCCCAGAAAAACAGAGAGGAGCCGGACTCATTGGAGCCCGTGGAGGACTACCTTTCTTCTGGCAAGGAAGAACTACTCTCTTTGCTATCATTGATGGTGAGATAAGACACTGGTTGAACCAGTACTACCTTACTGGAGATGAGCAGTCTCTTGATCTGGTCAATATGATAAAAGAAGAAGTTTCAAAAGTTAGAACCCCAAGAGGAATAACCAGCATATCAAGAATGCTTCTTACTCTTTCTATTATGGACTGGGATGAAGATATGTGTAAAAAATCTCGTGAGTTTATCCATTCCATTATAGATTTAAATAGCCAGAACGGTTTAAAAGGTAGCGGTTACGGGGCTGAATATAAAGACGAAAGAGATACTTACAACCTATTAGAATATTATCTTGAAACAGGAGATGAAATAGTAAAAGAAGCCTGGCTTAAACTTCTCGACCAAAAATATAGATTTGAAAGAAGAGGTGGCACTTTATGTCATAGAAATTACGATGCGCTCACATACTATATTGCTTACCTTATTACTGGAGAACAAAAATGGAGAAGCGTGGTAGAACAGACTTTAAGTGATGCTCTTATGTATGCTAATGCATACCCTTTAGAGAAAGATTTATCGAGACTGCCTAAAAATCCTCTCGATTGGAAATCTCTTCCGCCAAGAATATTTACAGGTTACCAGAACCCTTTTATAGGTTTTCCTGCTGCTCTCAAATTAATAAATAATATTGGATGGAGCAACGAACCTATAACCCCTATTGCAGTAAAACCGTTAGAATTCCCAGAAACTATGTTATTATTCAGACATAAAAAAGGTATAGAAACCAACCTTAGTGTTTATTTCAGGACAAAAAATAAGGATGCTAAAATAGAAGTATTTCCTTACAAAAAATATCCAACGGTTGCTCCACTAAAAGGAATAAAAACAGTAATAGAAAAAAGGATGGCTCAGAATACTCATTATCACGCTTACATAAATATACCAGCAGAAAAAGAAGAAGGGTTATATATCCTATCTTTTGGGGTAGAAGATGTTGCTTGGACACTTCTCGACACAACATCACAAAAGGTAGCTACACTTGCACCCGATGGGTTATGGTCTATTTGCAGAGCAGGGCACGGTGGTTCTCATCAGGGAGATAACCGCCCCGGGGAAGCTAAACCTATGTTTTTCAAAGTTCCTGCTGGACTCAAAGAACTTGATGTTTTCATTGGCTACCCTGCTACCATAAAAAGAGCAGACGGTTCAACGGCTCTTGAATGCATAGACTCCAATATAGGAAGATTTTCTCTACCAGTTAAAGGACAAACAGGTATCTGGAGTATAGAACCTTATTTTCGCGAGTTTAGCGGAAACGCTCCTCCTGGTTTTTATAGATTTTTAAATATTGAACCGATAGTCTCTTTTGGTTCACCAACTCTCCTTCCTGAAGAAACATTGGGAAAACCAGTTGTTTCTACTTCTGCTCTATTGTTTGAACCGAAAGAACCCTTAAAGTTTGTTGAAGGAGTATCTGGTAAAGCTATTAGACTTTCAGGCGATACAAAATTAAAATTCTCTAAAGGCGAAAAAGTCTCACAGGGAGGACATACTTTCTTCCCTGCAAATAAAGGAACTGTTGAATTCTGGTTTAAGTCCAACCATTCACTTATTAACACGCCTATTGCTTCTTTCAAAAAAAAGGATTTCCCGTTTTTAGAAACATCTGGTTTAAAATTTCTACATTCATACTGGAGGAGAGGTACCCCTGGACCTTACAGTTGTTTACAGTCGCTACTTATACCTGACAAAGGGAACCCAACAACAGGGTTCCAGATAGAACATCTGTTCCGTGCTGGTAAATGGCACCATATTGCGTACACCTGGGACCTAAAAGAAGAATCTGGGGAACTACAAGGAGAACTTAATATCTTTCTTGATGGGAAAAAAGAGACTTTTAAATCAGTTATTTATGGAGTTACCCAACTTAAAGGTAAACAGAAAATCAAGTTATCAGAAAATATGGACGAAGTAATACTTGGACCATTCGAAGGAGTAATGGATAACCTGCGAATATCAGACATTGTTAAGTATACAGAAGATTTTATACCAGACAAGATATCTCCCAAAATTGATTCAAACACAAGAGTTGTTTTTGTGTTTGAAGGTAACCTTAAAGGTATATCTGGTCTTACACCAAACCTATTGGAAGCAGTTATACAATGATGTGTTTAATTAAAACGTATGGATATAAAATAGTTTTTATGATAAAATTGTAAGGATGAAAAATAAAATGTTTAGTTCAGTTGATAGCGCTTTACAAGATATAAAAGAAGGTCGTCTTATTATTGTGGTTGACGATGAAGAAAGAGAGAATGAAGGTGACCTGATAATAGCTTCGGATAAAATAACGCCAGAATCTATATATTTTATGGCAAAAGAAGCACGTGGGTTGATATGTATAGCCCTACTTCCAGACCGGCTTAAACAACTCAAGTTACCTCTGATGATGTTAGATAATACTGCCCTTCATAATACTGCTTTTACTATTTCTGTTGATGCGGCTTTTGGCGTAAC from bacterium harbors:
- a CDS encoding LamG domain-containing protein, with protein sequence MKQNILKTVLVSFSLLFIFTFLSSVQAEEFELKINDVSGLNSPLPIIASMAFSKGEVKDASSIRIMSETREVPSQIDITAKWVDGSIRWALAGFTDSPQNRYRVEYGEGIKRSAYPTPLKISNLPDGGFTIDTGVSIYQFDKDKLLPEKAWLTVNNRTISILENSGAGTYLIDNQGRTAKVAGKLAEIENTFLKEGPARVVVKRSGWYVTNSGEKLARADVWLYFAEGSSAVRITHSLILTEDTNKVWFKDFGLEFTPPAPPTDVYCAEGLPGEESVIQTKGKEVFLLQDDYPHFAERKYNAGVGTSENGIDKIVKKFDIAGDWAYGDYGNFGIGIVMPWLAERFPKEISFGERSAKAVLWSARSKRELDFKAKTLIDEYWQTWAKEGPGAPKDGAETYSNAQGTSLTHDIWFLPQQGSYNADLVKRTCISAARPTLALSDPVKICSSEALGWPSYHKDTKKFPEFEQIFKEYWQRLIMSLEAFPMTGTISWGCLPDVSYYTVKGRIMPGFGDSRLKGIMDYGMRRVPFLMYARSGEREYYEYGYKFGRFTGDYGIAHWNSPEKQRGAGLIGARGGLPFFWQGRTTLFAIIDGEIRHWLNQYYLTGDEQSLDLVNMIKEEVSKVRTPRGITSISRMLLTLSIMDWDEDMCKKSREFIHSIIDLNSQNGLKGSGYGAEYKDERDTYNLLEYYLETGDEIVKEAWLKLLDQKYRFERRGGTLCHRNYDALTYYIAYLITGEQKWRSVVEQTLSDALMYANAYPLEKDLSRLPKNPLDWKSLPPRIFTGYQNPFIGFPAALKLINNIGWSNEPITPIAVKPLEFPETMLLFRHKKGIETNLSVYFRTKNKDAKIEVFPYKKYPTVAPLKGIKTVIEKRMAQNTHYHAYINIPAEKEEGLYILSFGVEDVAWTLLDTTSQKVATLAPDGLWSICRAGHGGSHQGDNRPGEAKPMFFKVPAGLKELDVFIGYPATIKRADGSTALECIDSNIGRFSLPVKGQTGIWSIEPYFREFSGNAPPGFYRFLNIEPIVSFGSPTLLPEETLGKPVVSTSALLFEPKEPLKFVEGVSGKAIRLSGDTKLKFSKGEKVSQGGHTFFPANKGTVEFWFKSNHSLINTPIASFKKKDFPFLETSGLKFLHSYWRRGTPGPYSCLQSLLIPDKGNPTTGFQIEHLFRAGKWHHIAYTWDLKEESGELQGELNIFLDGKKETFKSVIYGVTQLKGKQKIKLSENMDEVILGPFEGVMDNLRISDIVKYTEDFIPDKISPKIDSNTRVVFVFEGNLKGISGLTPNLLEAVIQ